Proteins from a single region of Apium graveolens cultivar Ventura chromosome 7, ASM990537v1, whole genome shotgun sequence:
- the LOC141672992 gene encoding retrovirus-related Pol polyprotein from transposon RE1 isoform X1 → MDLPIALRKGVRTCTHHPIQNHLSYAKLSPRFRAFVTKIDQVSIPNSVQEALQIPEWKTATLEEMRALEKNKTWKITTLPPGKRVVGCKWVFSVKHKADGSVERLKARLVAKGFTQSYGIDYQETFAPVAKLNTIRVLISIAVNLDWPLLQLDVKNAFLNGDLEEEVYMKIPPGFESRFPANKVCKLIKTLYGLRQSGRKWFEKFTNVLGKDGYVQCQADNTLFVKHTANRGLTAIIVYVDDIVITGNNMEEISCLKKLLATKFEIKDLGPLKYFLGMEVARSREGLSISQRKYVLDLLKETGMTGCKPIDTPMDPNTKLQATGISVDKGRYQRLVGKLLYLAHTRPDIGFLLGPIQSLYLYIYI, encoded by the coding sequence atggaCTTGCCAATTGCATTGCGAAAGGGAGTCAGAACATGCACTCATCATCCTATACAAAATCACCTATCCTATGCAAAACTGTCACCACGGTTCAGAGCCTTTGTTACCAAAATTGATCAGGTCTCAATTCCTAATTCAGTCCAGGAAGCCTTACAAATACCTGAATGGAAGACAGCAACTCTTGAAGAAATGAGAGCGCTCGAAAAGAATAAAACCTGGAAAATTACCACTCTTCCTCCTGGAAAACGTGTTGTAGGATGTAAGTGGGTATTTTCTGTGAAGCACAAAGCTGATGGAAGTGTTGAAAGGCTTAAGGCACGCCTTGTGGCAAAGGGATTCACTCAATCTTATGGGATTGATTATCAAGAAACGTTTGCCCCTGTTGCAAAATTAAACACCATCAGAGTTCTCATCTCTATTGCTGTTAATTTGGACTGGCCATTACTGCAACTTGATGTTAAAAacgcctttctaaatggagatctcgaggaaGAAGTATACATGAAAATACCCCCGGGGTTTGAGAGCAGATTTCCAGCAAACAAAGTATGCAAACTCATTAAAACTTTGTATGGTCTTAGACAATCTGGGCGGAAATGGTTTGAGAAATTTACAAATGTACTCGGGAAAGATGGCTATGTTCAGTGCCAAGCTGATAATACTTTATTTGTCAAACATACGGCAAATAGAGGACTTACTGCTATTAttgtttatgttgatgacattgtcattACTGGAAACAATATGGAGGAGATATCTTGTCTAAAGAAATTGCTTGCCACAAAATTCGAGATCAAGGACCTTGGACCGTTAAAGTACTTTCTTGGAATGGAAGTTGCACGGTCAAGAGAAGGGTTGTCAATTTCGCAAAGAAAATATGTCCTGGACCTTTTAAAGGAAACTGGAATGACAGGGTGCAAGCCTATTGACACTCCCATGGACCCTAATACAAAATTACAAGCTACTGGTATAAGTGTTGATAAAGGTCGATATCAAAGGCTGGTAGGAAAACTACTATACCTTGCTCACACTCGTCCAGATATTGGGTTTCTGTTAGGACCTATCCAGTCcttatatttgtatatatatatataa